The genome window CCCTTGCGCCCCCTCGCGGGTCGCGGGACGGTACCCCCACGGCCTGTCCATCGCGAAGTCCTTCCGCAGCGGATGCCCGTCGTATTCGTCCGGCAGGAGGATCCGCCTCAGGTCGGGATGGTTGCGGAAGCCGATCCCGAAGAGGTCGAAGACCTCGCGCTCGTGCCACTCGGCCCCGGCCCAGACCAACGCGAGGCTCGCGACCTCGGCGGCGTCCTTGGCGACCTTCGTGCGCAGGAAGAAGGTGTCCATCGTGTCGGGGTTGCGCAGGCCGTGGACGACCTCGAACCCGTCCGCGCGCTCGGTGGCCGAGGCGCAGACGTAGAAACGGTAACCGTGCGCGTCGCGAAGGGCGCGGGCCGCTTCGGCGAGGACCTCGGGCGCGAGGGAAACCCCCTCGGAGAAAGGCTCCGCGGCGAATCGGACGGTCAGGGCCTGGGCGACGTCAGGCGCCGGCACGGCCGCCCTCCATGATCTTCCGCTGGAGCGCGAAGATCCCCTCGAGCAGGGCCTCGGGGGTCGGCGGGCACCCCGCGATGTACACGTCCACCGGGATCACGTGGTCGATCCCCGGGACCACCGAATAGACGTGACGGTAGTGGTCGCCGGAGTTCGCGCACGACCCCATGGAGATCACCCACTTCGGGTGCGGCATCTGGTCGTAGAGGGTCCGAATGCGGGGGGCCATCTTGATGGTGACCGTTCCCGCGATGAGCATGACGTCCGACTGGCGCGGGGTGGGCCGGAGGATCATCCCGAACCGGTCCAGGTCCCAGCGCCCGGCGAAGGTCGCCATCATCTCGATGGCGCAGCACGCCAGGCCG of Candidatus Polarisedimenticolaceae bacterium contains these proteins:
- a CDS encoding NADH-quinone oxidoreductase subunit B family protein; this encodes MDEVRPAKSLEDISEEVVRFPGGGVALLRSDKLFYWAQKSSLWPVTFGLACCAIEMMATFAGRWDLDRFGMILRPTPRQSDVMLIAGTVTIKMAPRIRTLYDQMPHPKWVISMGSCANSGDHYRHVYSVVPGIDHVIPVDVYIAGCPPTPEALLEGIFALQRKIMEGGRAGA
- a CDS encoding NADH-quinone oxidoreductase subunit C, coding for MPAPDVAQALTVRFAAEPFSEGVSLAPEVLAEAARALRDAHGYRFYVCASATERADGFEVVHGLRNPDTMDTFFLRTKVAKDAAEVASLALVWAGAEWHEREVFDLFGIGFRNHPDLRRILLPDEYDGHPLRKDFAMDRPWGYRPATREGAQG